From one Geoalkalibacter halelectricus genomic stretch:
- a CDS encoding integrase core domain-containing protein gives MERFFRTVRSQLLGTFAGQTLEELNLALETWIRQEYHRRPHSSTGQSPLQRFANHLELIRKPPLGWCASSWSPGAAMSIWPISTRRRFCGAASRSGARSTARPARHR, from the coding sequence ATCGAGCGCTTCTTCCGCACCGTCAGAAGCCAGCTGCTCGGCACCTTTGCCGGGCAGACCCTGGAGGAGCTCAACCTGGCTCTGGAGACCTGGATCCGGCAGGAGTATCACCGCCGCCCCCATTCCTCCACCGGCCAGTCGCCACTGCAGCGCTTTGCCAACCATCTGGAGCTGATCCGCAAACCGCCGCTGGGGTGGTGCGCCAGCAGCTGGTCGCCGGGCGCAGCTATGTCGATCTGGCCGATCTCAACCAGAAGGCGCTTTTGTGGTGCCGCGAGCAGGTCGGGCGCGAGATCCACGGCACGACCTGCGAGGCACCGATGA
- a CDS encoding nucleotidyltransferase domain-containing protein, with amino-acid sequence MPKLSRFALIRCRAKGTFAAGSDIDLAIMDRLKSEDVIRRIKSALDDSTLPYFVDLVGYHFLQDAAFKEHIDRVGVDLFCRGNHSSPKVLFEP; translated from the coding sequence TTGCCGAAGTTAAGCCGCTTTGCGTTGATTCGGTGCCGTGCCAAAGGAACATTTGCCGCCGGCAGCGATATCGATCTGGCGATTATGGACAGGTTGAAGAGCGAAGACGTCATCCGTCGCATTAAAAGCGCTCTGGATGACAGTACATTGCCCTATTTTGTGGATCTTGTCGGGTATCACTTTTTGCAGGACGCGGCATTCAAAGAACATATCGACCGGGTTGGAGTCGATTTATTTTGCCGCGGGAATCACTCATCCCCAAAAGTGCTATTTGAACCTTGA